A single Asterias rubens chromosome 13, eAstRub1.3, whole genome shotgun sequence DNA region contains:
- the LOC117298295 gene encoding basic immunoglobulin-like variable motif-containing protein: MNNNNTGQAGDSTLVFYVTMGNFKSLFLLDNEDNEDIRYDGPIDLDQIAVLYNERSIKDSTGSIVKTDRIGVSELDTQAKSREPVSGSTSPRQVLKDLQVKLLSAEENDTESSTINSLLSSSSILPPTLNLGTLKTDSSIFEVSLRRDSLRNTETESTESESDVENVPPKPSVEQSSSTSTASSKEKSQIVWEIDLSDLAAPKDFTRRKARVVKKLQKNEASFQAGSKTEDLYIPPKVSATTTSLAARKVLDQRRWFCMSRPQYSKSCGLSSVVSCWNYLFSTLGAGSHRPITQEEALTVLGFKPPFGEIRFGPFTGNGTLMRWFKKLNNHYGTRGKSYYMYKPVGKCRTLGRTSEEALKILKSGLQDPGTTFIYHCWNHYFCPVGFEDVPKKAEDAYRCPLTDNEVDSWILVGDPSRKQPGIHCFRWDDISLDLNCKSPQCLNIRKLHLGVQTRKTKRVGGNLHCLIAFKKSDFQGLVSMRDRSDRIDGESGVEPVSLSRDGDSLNGGDSVNVLSDNNTLDARDDFSFDSSK, from the exons ATGAACAACAATAACACTGGACAGGCAGGTGACAG TACACTGGTGTTTTACGTAACAATGGGAAATTTCAAGTCTTTGTTTCTTTTGGACAACGAGGACAATGAAGACATAAGATATGATGGTCCGATAGACCTCGACCAGATTGCTGTACTCTACAATGAAAGATCTATTAAGGACTCTACAGGCTCTATTGTTAAGACTGACAGAATCGGAGTATCTGAGCTGGACACGCAGGCTAAATCAAGAGAACCAGTTTCAG GATCAACATCACCAAGACAAGTACTAAAAGATCTTCAGGTGAAACTGTTGTCTGCGGAGGAAAATGACACAGAATCATCTACCATCAACAGCCTACTATCTTCTTCCTCAATATTACCGCCCACACTCAACCTAGGGACACTCAAAACAGATTCTTCAATTTTCgaagtgtctttaagaagagaCTCATTAAGAAATACTGAAACAGAATCAACAGAAAGTGAAAGTGATGTGGAGAATGTGCCGCCGAAACCTTCAGTAGAACAGTCATCGTCGACGAGTACTGCCTCCAGCAAAGAGAAGTCACAAATAGTCTGGGAGATAGATCTGTCTGATTTAGCAGCACCAAAAGATTTTACAAGAAGAAAAG CAAGAGTCGTTAAGAAGCTGCAAAAGAATGAAGCGTCGTTCCAAGCTGGAAGTAAAACTGAGGACCTGTATATTCCACCCAAGGTATCGGCAACAACCACATCACTTGCAGCGAGGAAAGTTTTAGACCAAAGAAGATG GTTTTGCATGTCAAGACCTCAATACAGCAAATCCTGTGGCCTATCTTCTGTAGTGTCTTGCTGGAATTATTTATTCTCTACGCTTGGAGCTGGAAGTCACCGTCCAATCACACAAGAGGAAGCTCTGACAGTCTTAGGCTTTAAACCTCCATTCGGTGAAATTCGTTTCGGCCCATTTACGGGCAATGGTACTTTAATGAG ATGGTTTAAAAAGCTCAACAACCATTACGGAACAAGAGGCAAgtcctactacatgtacaagccGGTAGGTAAATGTCGTACCCTAGGCAGAACATCTGAAGAAGCCTTAAAGATTCTCAAGAGTGGACTTCAAGATCCAGGGACGACATTCATCTACCATTGCTGGAATCATTACTTCTGTCCTGTGGGGTTTGAAGACGTTCCAAAGAAAGCCGAGGATGCCTACAG GTGTCCTCTTACTGACAACGAGGTTGACAGTTGGATTCTTGTTGGAGACCCAAGTCGCAAACAGCCAGGGATTCACTGTTTCAG ATGGGACGACATTTCCTTGGATTTAAACTGCAAGAGTCCACAGTGTCTGAACATTCGCAAGCTTCATTTAGGAGTTCAAACCAGGAAGACGAAGCGGGTTGGTGGAAACCTTCACTGTCTCATTGCGTTTAAGAAGAGTGATTTCCAAGGCTTGGTATCCATGAGAGACCGAAGCGATAGAATAGACGGTGAGAGTGGGGTAGAGCCTGTATCTTTATCCAGAGATGGAGATAGTCTTAATGGAGGGGATTCTGTGAATGTGTTGTCTGATAATAATACACTAGATGCTAGAGATGACTTTTCTTTTGACTCTAGTAAGtag
- the LOC117298767 gene encoding protein FAM124A-like isoform X2 encodes MRGDRLLHKTPRPSPNRLPIDPAPPNGMMSSNGSNSSLNSSSEFSTEDDLLKDPYALTLHFVTDPGRSIKTKNLIKPLIKWFDPSFKLFNIAERSKPNGFQGDLNEIERDVFPALSVMLFLNHDGESTENKVEETQEHLTRKPWRYHHHAATPTKVYLCEPNNQNFYTTEHEMPLWGVRQVHYGNEHLRFMLYTSRDTWHDMIRFYCLLLGRDVEYQKDDFCYFLIHSTDNKTDVQFALKRAPKDCTCRPLNSAFLQFKVLDIGDLVPLMPHSCSPISPQRWQTTDPDGNVTLLLVGRKNINNNVPRVKPRRHSIDTLQTLIAPKAIKPRVGAPLRQRRVSVISPSLPSVTDDDEEDQLSC; translated from the exons ATGCGTGGGGACCGCCTCTTACACAAGACACCCCGGCCTTCACCAAACAG GCTGCCGATTGATCCAGCCCCTCCAAATGGAATGATGTCATCAAACGGCTCAAACAGTTCACTGAACTCTTCTA GTGAGTTTTCAACCGAAGATGACCTTCTGAAAGATCCCTATGCCTTGACTCTTCACTTCGTCACCGATCCAGGAAGGAGCATCAAAACCAAGAATCTCATCAAACCTCTCATCAAATGGTTTGACCCATCTTTCAAACTGTTTAACATTGCCGAACGGAGCAAACCAAACGGATTTCAGGGGGATCTGAATGAGATTGAGAGGGATGTGTTCCCGGCCCTTTCTGTGATGTTGTTTTTGAACCACGATGGGGAATCAACAGAAAATAAAGTTGAAGAGACTCAAGAACACTTAACTCGGAAACCATGGAGATACCACCATCATGCAGCAACTCCTACTAAAGTCTATCTCTGTGAACCAAACAATCAAAACTTCTACACCACTGAGCATGAAATGCCGCTATGGGGTGTGCGTCAGGTACACTACGGCAATGAACACTTGCGATTTATGCTGTACACAAGCCGAGATACTTGGCATGATATGATCAGATTCTACTGCCTGCTCCTCGGTAGGGATGTCGAATATCAAAAAGATGATTTCTGCTACTTTCTGATTCACTCTACTGACAATAAAACAGACGTTCAGTTTGCGCTGAAGCGAGCACCTAAAGACTGTACGTGTCGACCACTCAACTCTGCCTTCTTACAGTTTAAAGTTTTAGACATTGGTGACTTGGTCCCTCTGATGCCCCACTCTTGCTCCCCGATCAGCCCCCAGAGGTGGCAGACAACGGACCCGGATGGGAACGTCACTTTACTCCTAGTAGGTAGGAAGAACATCAATAATAACGTGCCTAGAGTGAAGCCTCGCCGACACTCCATCGACACACTACAAACTCTCATCGCCCCTAAAGCAATCAAACCACGAGTGGGGGCGCCCTTGCGTCAGAGAAGGGTGAGCGTCATATCACCGTCGCTGCCGTCGGTCACTGATGATGACGAAGAGGACCAGTTGTCTTGCTGA
- the LOC117298733 gene encoding centrosomal protein of 19 kDa-like, with protein MSVTPKKCAIRVDPPTLILTYTDDSTGKVRQRSMPLRNFTKRSGVDRFVNELKTNPRHKKYLENVSAAQIAKLLKIIKERQSGLSMEASVDKVKKELSVDPEEDLNKLDDDALEQKKHIMDKTFEKNRKKPGDEDFQYDIDVDFGDGGIECSGWDSGEESDPSF; from the coding sequence ATGTCTGTTACACCAAAGAAATGTGCGATACGAGTCGACCCACCAACCCTGATCCTTACCTACACCGATGACTCTACAGGTAAGGTTCGTCAACGCTCAATGCCATTACGGAACTTTACCAAACGCTCTGGAGTTGATCGCTTTGTAAATGAGCTTAAAACTAACCCTCGCCACAAGAAGTATCTTGAGAATGTCAGCGCCGCTCAGATCGCAAAACTACTCAAGATTATCAAAGAGCGACAGTCGGGACTCAGCATGGAAGCGTCGGTGGATAAAGTGAAGAAGGAGCTATCCGTTGATCCCGAGGAAGACCTCAATAAGTTAGACGATGATGCACTGGAGCAGAAGAAACACATCATGGATAAGACGTTTGAGAAGAATCGTAAGAAGCCAGGTGATGAGGATTTTCAGTATGATATTGATGTTGATTTTGGGGATGGAGGAATCGAGTGTTCTGGATGGGACTCTGGAGAAGAATCAGATCCAAGTTTCTAA
- the LOC117298767 gene encoding protein FAM124A-like isoform X1, producing the protein MSDSIGRSDTPPLPYQLAGDGNRRANGPRRSKLRRGKAVSARRKAALVNVNWLPIDPAPPNGMMSSNGSNSSLNSSSEFSTEDDLLKDPYALTLHFVTDPGRSIKTKNLIKPLIKWFDPSFKLFNIAERSKPNGFQGDLNEIERDVFPALSVMLFLNHDGESTENKVEETQEHLTRKPWRYHHHAATPTKVYLCEPNNQNFYTTEHEMPLWGVRQVHYGNEHLRFMLYTSRDTWHDMIRFYCLLLGRDVEYQKDDFCYFLIHSTDNKTDVQFALKRAPKDCTCRPLNSAFLQFKVLDIGDLVPLMPHSCSPISPQRWQTTDPDGNVTLLLVGRKNINNNVPRVKPRRHSIDTLQTLIAPKAIKPRVGAPLRQRRVSVISPSLPSVTDDDEEDQLSC; encoded by the exons ATGTCTGACTCTATTGGACGAAGTGACACTCCTCCTCTGCCATATCAGCTGGCTGGAGATGGAAACCGTCGTGCCAATGGGCCGAGACGATCCAAACTAAGACGAGGGAAAGCTGTGTCTGCTAGGCGCAAGGCAGCACTCGTGAATGTCAACTG GCTGCCGATTGATCCAGCCCCTCCAAATGGAATGATGTCATCAAACGGCTCAAACAGTTCACTGAACTCTTCTA GTGAGTTTTCAACCGAAGATGACCTTCTGAAAGATCCCTATGCCTTGACTCTTCACTTCGTCACCGATCCAGGAAGGAGCATCAAAACCAAGAATCTCATCAAACCTCTCATCAAATGGTTTGACCCATCTTTCAAACTGTTTAACATTGCCGAACGGAGCAAACCAAACGGATTTCAGGGGGATCTGAATGAGATTGAGAGGGATGTGTTCCCGGCCCTTTCTGTGATGTTGTTTTTGAACCACGATGGGGAATCAACAGAAAATAAAGTTGAAGAGACTCAAGAACACTTAACTCGGAAACCATGGAGATACCACCATCATGCAGCAACTCCTACTAAAGTCTATCTCTGTGAACCAAACAATCAAAACTTCTACACCACTGAGCATGAAATGCCGCTATGGGGTGTGCGTCAGGTACACTACGGCAATGAACACTTGCGATTTATGCTGTACACAAGCCGAGATACTTGGCATGATATGATCAGATTCTACTGCCTGCTCCTCGGTAGGGATGTCGAATATCAAAAAGATGATTTCTGCTACTTTCTGATTCACTCTACTGACAATAAAACAGACGTTCAGTTTGCGCTGAAGCGAGCACCTAAAGACTGTACGTGTCGACCACTCAACTCTGCCTTCTTACAGTTTAAAGTTTTAGACATTGGTGACTTGGTCCCTCTGATGCCCCACTCTTGCTCCCCGATCAGCCCCCAGAGGTGGCAGACAACGGACCCGGATGGGAACGTCACTTTACTCCTAGTAGGTAGGAAGAACATCAATAATAACGTGCCTAGAGTGAAGCCTCGCCGACACTCCATCGACACACTACAAACTCTCATCGCCCCTAAAGCAATCAAACCACGAGTGGGGGCGCCCTTGCGTCAGAGAAGGGTGAGCGTCATATCACCGTCGCTGCCGTCGGTCACTGATGATGACGAAGAGGACCAGTTGTCTTGCTGA